A genomic window from Candidatus Saccharibacteria bacterium includes:
- a CDS encoding UvrD-helicase domain-containing protein: MLKGLNPHQLAAVEHDKGPLLILAGAGSGKTKTLTHRIAYLIDQNKASTGEILAVTFTNKAAGEMRERLASLLGVASENRSFMPWMGTFHSIAVRILRYYGEQNGLPRNFVILDETDRLSLVKTVMRELNIVDKQFNPRTIASLISTAKNDMLPPDEYYKIARMPLQQIAAEVYPRYEKLRRDTKSLDFDDLLLETVRLLHKVSAVRDQLVARFKYVLIDEYQDTNKSQYQIIRLLTGKDQNICAVGDDWQSIYSWRGADFTNILNFERDFPGAKIIKLEQNYRSTAAILNAAHNVIVKNSQRTDKQLWTAQKGGAPVEIVATSSETHEAEVIAQKIAMDLRVGERSADDFAVLYRTNAQSRIIEEIFLRFGLNYKIVGGTRFYDRAEVKDLLAYARLIYQPFDRASFERIVNVPKRGLGDVSVQRFLAWQTARGLSIVDGLLNVEGCDGLTPRAKAAFLKLGNRLRDLTALSETAQPDVLLSRAIETFDYDDYLNDGSPSAESRLENVAELVGVAKTYAELGLAGFLEEVALVSSADATSDQAVTLMTLHAAKGLEFPVVFMVGMEEGIFPGSRAEFDPSAMEEERRLCYVGMTRARSELLLTFASSRLLYGSRQYNQPSRFLSDIDDQFTARAGGIEGYNSGTSNPYVDDEPAFIPDEIEVAVGDEVKHKIFGVGTVIDIEGSIVTVNFGTGQPKKLNVAFAPLEKI, translated from the coding sequence ATTTTAAAAGGCCTAAATCCGCACCAGTTGGCGGCCGTGGAACATGACAAAGGCCCCTTATTAATTTTAGCTGGCGCTGGGTCTGGCAAAACCAAAACTTTGACACATCGGATAGCCTATTTGATTGATCAAAACAAAGCTTCGACTGGTGAAATTTTAGCCGTAACGTTCACTAACAAAGCGGCTGGCGAGATGCGAGAGCGACTGGCTAGTTTGCTTGGCGTAGCGTCGGAAAATCGATCTTTTATGCCATGGATGGGGACATTTCACTCGATTGCAGTGCGAATTTTGCGGTATTATGGCGAGCAAAACGGCCTGCCCCGCAACTTTGTCATTTTAGACGAAACCGATCGGCTATCGTTAGTTAAAACTGTGATGCGTGAACTAAACATTGTCGATAAACAGTTCAACCCCAGAACGATTGCTAGTTTGATTTCGACCGCAAAGAACGACATGCTGCCGCCCGACGAATATTACAAAATCGCTCGCATGCCGTTGCAGCAAATAGCCGCCGAGGTGTATCCGCGTTACGAAAAATTGCGTCGTGATACCAAATCATTAGATTTTGATGATTTGTTGCTCGAGACGGTTAGGTTGTTGCACAAGGTTTCGGCCGTGCGCGACCAATTAGTCGCTCGTTTCAAATACGTTTTGATTGATGAGTATCAGGATACCAACAAATCTCAGTATCAGATTATTCGATTGTTAACCGGCAAGGATCAGAATATTTGTGCGGTCGGCGACGACTGGCAGTCGATCTATAGCTGGCGCGGCGCGGATTTTACCAATATATTGAACTTTGAGCGTGATTTTCCTGGTGCCAAGATCATTAAATTAGAACAAAATTATCGCAGTACGGCTGCAATTTTGAATGCGGCTCACAATGTGATAGTTAAGAATTCCCAGCGCACCGACAAACAGCTTTGGACGGCGCAAAAGGGTGGAGCGCCGGTTGAAATTGTAGCTACTAGTAGCGAAACGCACGAAGCCGAAGTTATTGCGCAAAAAATTGCCATGGATCTCCGAGTTGGCGAACGGTCGGCTGATGACTTTGCCGTGCTTTATCGGACGAACGCACAGTCGCGTATCATCGAGGAAATCTTTTTACGATTTGGGTTGAATTATAAAATTGTGGGTGGCACTAGATTTTATGATCGCGCCGAGGTCAAAGACCTACTAGCCTATGCGCGGTTGATCTACCAACCGTTTGACAGGGCTAGTTTCGAGCGAATCGTCAATGTACCAAAGCGGGGCCTCGGCGATGTGTCGGTCCAGAGATTTTTGGCTTGGCAGACGGCGCGCGGTTTATCGATCGTGGATGGGTTATTAAATGTGGAAGGTTGCGATGGGCTGACGCCGCGAGCCAAAGCTGCTTTTTTGAAATTAGGTAATCGGTTACGAGATTTGACGGCCTTGTCCGAAACAGCACAGCCCGATGTTTTGCTGTCTCGAGCGATTGAGACGTTTGACTATGACGATTATTTGAATGACGGTAGCCCGTCTGCCGAGTCGCGTCTAGAAAACGTGGCGGAACTGGTCGGCGTTGCCAAAACGTATGCCGAGTTAGGGCTGGCTGGTTTCCTGGAGGAAGTCGCCCTGGTCAGTAGCGCCGACGCAACGAGCGATCAGGCGGTCACGCTCATGACGCTGCACGCGGCGAAAGGACTGGAATTCCCAGTGGTCTTTATGGTTGGTATGGAGGAGGGCATTTTTCCGGGGTCTCGCGCCGAATTTGATCCATCGGCCATGGAGGAGGAACGTCGACTTTGTTACGTCGGTATGACGAGGGCACGCTCGGAACTGCTCCTGACTTTCGCGAGTAGTCGATTGCTCTATGGTTCGCGCCAATATAATCAGCCATCGCGGTTCCTGTCTGATATTGATGATCAATTTACAGCTCGGGCGGGAGGTATTGAAGGCTATAACAGTGGCACGAGCAATCCGTATGTCGATGACGAACCAGCCTTTATACCAGACGAGATTGAAGTCGCCGTTGGCGATGAGGTCAAACACAAAATTTTTGGTGTTGGCACAGTCATTGATATCGAAGGTAGTATCGTCACAGTCAATTTTGGCACCGGTCAACCGAAAAAGCTCAACGTAGCATTTGCGCCTCTGGAAAAAATATAA
- the mnmA gene encoding tRNA 2-thiouridine(34) synthase MnmA, with protein MKVYVGMSGGVDSSLAAALLVEQGYDVTGVYMKNWTRDLPGMQCPWAEDLADAKRVAVRLNIPFKVFDFQDEYKHLVVDYMIREYSLGRTPNPDIMCNQEVKFKLFLDAALADGADMIATGHYARAHVQEGLTHPLGSEMNSELSPHPLKLVRSTRLLQAKDKNKDQTYFLYRVSESALQKTLFPIGDFASKAEVRAAAEKLQLTTAAKRDSQGICFVGSVGIREFLSQFVETEPGSIIERETGKVLGQHDGAIFYTFGQRHGLNIGGGLPYYVVGKDMDKNEVYVSTNLNDSHFWIHEIALTDIHWINHQPDIGKTYQIRVRHRAPLVDAELIDANTVKIAKPERAIAAGQSIVFYDGDMVLGGGIVRG; from the coding sequence ATGAAAGTTTACGTCGGTATGAGTGGCGGCGTTGACTCGTCGCTGGCGGCGGCGCTTTTGGTAGAGCAAGGTTACGATGTTACGGGCGTTTATATGAAAAACTGGACGAGAGATCTACCTGGAATGCAATGTCCCTGGGCAGAAGACCTAGCTGATGCCAAACGCGTGGCGGTTCGACTCAATATCCCATTCAAAGTTTTCGATTTCCAGGACGAATATAAACATCTGGTGGTCGATTATATGATCCGCGAGTATTCGCTCGGTCGCACGCCTAATCCGGATATTATGTGTAATCAAGAGGTCAAGTTCAAGCTATTCCTCGATGCGGCGTTGGCTGACGGTGCAGATATGATCGCGACTGGACACTATGCTAGGGCTCATGTTCAGGAGGGGCTCACCCATCCGCTCGGTTCTGAAATGAATTCAGAACTTTCGCCCCACCCCCTAAAGCTCGTGCGGAGCACTCGTCTCCTGCAGGCAAAAGATAAAAATAAAGATCAGACGTATTTTTTGTACAGAGTTAGTGAATCGGCACTGCAAAAAACGTTATTTCCGATCGGGGATTTTGCTAGCAAAGCTGAAGTTCGGGCTGCTGCAGAAAAGCTTCAATTGACGACGGCCGCCAAACGCGATAGCCAGGGCATTTGTTTTGTGGGGTCAGTCGGTATCCGCGAGTTCTTATCTCAATTTGTTGAGACAGAGCCCGGTTCGATTATCGAGCGAGAAACTGGCAAGGTTCTCGGTCAACACGATGGGGCGATTTTCTACACTTTCGGTCAGCGCCACGGCCTCAATATCGGTGGAGGCTTACCGTACTATGTTGTCGGCAAAGATATGGATAAAAACGAAGTCTACGTCAGCACCAACCTTAACGACAGCCATTTTTGGATTCATGAAATCGCCCTAACCGACATCCACTGGATCAATCACCAGCCAGACATTGGCAAAACCTATCAGATTCGAGTGCGACATCGCGCACCACTGGTCGATGCTGAATTGATCGACGCTAATACGGTAAAAATTGCCAAACCAGAACGAGCCATCGCGGCCGGACAGTCGATCGTTTTTTATGACGGCGACATGGTGCTGGGTGGTGGTATTGTGCGCGGTTAG
- the rsmA gene encoding ribosomal RNA small subunit methyltransferase A, with translation MTNKSLGQHWLTDPTILSRIAEPAHISNQDVVLEIGPGLGTLTNVLCEQAKSVIAVEFDRHLAQDLTKKQISNLTVLNEDFLQFDLNQLPMGYKVVANIPYYITAKIVQKLLTAGNKPAVAVLLVQKEVAERLAAEPGDMSILAVSAQVYAEVSLGDAVPAAFFTPPPKVDSQVVILKTLSKPRFAEFDERAFFRAVKAGFSARRKKLRSSIAGGLGVSKPAAEELLAKSNIDPNLRAQDLSLADWQNLAKNSIISE, from the coding sequence ATTACCAACAAATCTCTCGGTCAACATTGGCTAACCGATCCGACGATTTTATCTCGGATCGCCGAGCCGGCGCACATATCGAATCAGGACGTTGTGCTAGAGATTGGTCCAGGACTGGGTACCCTGACAAATGTTTTATGTGAACAGGCGAAATCGGTGATTGCAGTCGAGTTTGATCGTCATCTGGCTCAGGATCTGACTAAAAAACAAATTTCAAACCTCACGGTCTTGAACGAAGATTTTTTGCAGTTCGATCTAAACCAGTTGCCGATGGGCTACAAAGTCGTGGCCAACATCCCCTATTACATTACCGCTAAAATCGTCCAGAAATTATTGACTGCCGGCAACAAGCCGGCTGTCGCGGTGTTGCTCGTACAAAAAGAAGTTGCCGAGCGTTTGGCGGCTGAACCTGGCGACATGTCGATCTTAGCCGTGAGCGCGCAAGTCTACGCCGAGGTTAGTTTGGGCGATGCTGTACCCGCTGCGTTCTTTACGCCGCCGCCCAAAGTGGATTCACAAGTTGTGATTCTGAAAACTTTATCAAAACCTAGGTTTGCGGAATTTGACGAGCGAGCGTTCTTTCGAGCGGTAAAGGCAGGTTTTTCGGCTCGCCGCAAGAAATTACGCTCCAGCATTGCCGGTGGCTTAGGCGTGTCGAAACCTGCCGCCGAGGAGTTGTTAGCGAAATCCAATATCGACCCAAATCTCCGCGCTCAGGATTTGTCGCTCGCCGACTGGCAGAATTTAGCGAAAAACAGTATAATATCAGAGTGA
- a CDS encoding YdcF family protein: MLKWVIGGVLVFVLFIMAISSFLSPNDLAQCDSVPSGVDRCAAADAIIAVSGGDTAARAKSAIDLYKKGWAKLIIFSGAAADPNSPSNAAVMKQIAIKDHVPESAILIEGESNTTKENAEKTRILLAKYNIKTAIITTSPYHERRALWEFKRAAPHIDFRTKPAEDHTWDLWYLKPTGWWRAFSELIGISVLVVRGVV, from the coding sequence ATGCTTAAATGGGTTATCGGTGGAGTGTTAGTTTTCGTTCTATTTATTATGGCGATTTCGAGTTTCCTGAGTCCTAATGACCTGGCGCAGTGTGATTCTGTACCTAGCGGCGTTGATCGTTGCGCGGCGGCAGATGCTATCATAGCCGTGAGCGGCGGCGATACGGCAGCTCGCGCGAAATCGGCTATCGATTTATACAAAAAAGGTTGGGCTAAACTGATAATCTTTAGCGGAGCTGCGGCTGATCCGAATTCGCCGTCTAATGCTGCGGTGATGAAACAAATAGCAATAAAGGATCATGTTCCAGAGTCGGCAATTTTGATCGAAGGAGAATCTAATACGACCAAAGAAAATGCCGAAAAGACGAGAATTTTATTAGCTAAATACAATATCAAAACTGCGATTATTACAACCAGTCCTTACCATGAGCGTCGAGCTCTCTGGGAGTTCAAGCGAGCGGCTCCACATATAGATTTTCGAACGAAACCAGCTGAGGACCATACGTGGGACTTGTGGTACCTAAAACCGACTGGTTGGTGGCGCGCGTTTAGCGAGCTAATCGGCATTAGTGTTCTCGTGGTACGGGGTGTGGTATGA
- a CDS encoding DUF348 domain-containing protein produces the protein MLIVAVVVIVNRNVFADATINRNNHVITIYDEAREKTIISPASTVSEALNDADITLSQYDSVDPGRDSEIVNGSNVITIRRARTIVVRDGTRDIRVITAAQTSAEITAAAGLKMYAEDQTSLEPVDDILASGGAGLILKITRAKVINLRLYGQDMQIRTQSKTVADFLEEKNIRLGKDDGMNVADTTPITNQMELQIWRNGIQTITTTETIPFDTKTVRDPTMKLGYRQVQTQGQDGEKTVIYQVEMRDNQEVNRTKISEVINVGVVQQVEVIGTKVELPPGSHTDWMAAAGIAESDYGYVEYIISHESGWGVTKSNYSGSGAYGLCQALPGSKMASAGSDWATNPITQLKWCNGYAVGRYGSWAKAYDFWIQKHWW, from the coding sequence ATGTTGATAGTAGCTGTCGTGGTGATAGTAAATCGCAATGTTTTTGCAGATGCTACCATTAATCGCAACAATCACGTCATAACGATTTACGATGAGGCACGCGAAAAGACGATTATTTCACCAGCCAGTACGGTGTCCGAAGCCTTGAACGACGCCGATATCACGCTTAGTCAATATGATTCGGTGGATCCTGGACGTGATAGTGAAATAGTTAATGGCTCGAACGTGATTACAATCCGTCGTGCTCGGACGATTGTGGTGCGGGATGGGACGAGGGATATTCGCGTTATTACCGCTGCCCAAACTAGCGCAGAAATTACCGCTGCCGCTGGTCTCAAAATGTATGCTGAGGATCAAACTAGTCTAGAGCCAGTCGATGACATATTGGCATCGGGTGGTGCTGGCCTGATCCTAAAGATTACGCGCGCCAAAGTGATCAATTTGCGTCTCTATGGTCAGGATATGCAGATTCGTACCCAGAGCAAAACCGTCGCTGACTTTCTAGAGGAAAAGAATATCAGACTAGGCAAAGATGACGGCATGAATGTAGCCGACACGACGCCGATTACGAATCAAATGGAGCTGCAGATTTGGCGCAATGGCATCCAGACGATTACCACGACTGAGACAATTCCTTTTGATACGAAAACTGTGCGTGATCCAACTATGAAACTTGGCTATCGCCAGGTGCAAACTCAGGGCCAAGACGGCGAAAAAACAGTTATTTACCAGGTTGAAATGCGCGACAATCAAGAGGTGAATCGAACCAAAATTAGCGAAGTTATAAATGTTGGCGTCGTACAGCAGGTCGAGGTGATTGGTACCAAAGTTGAGCTACCACCTGGATCACACACTGACTGGATGGCGGCAGCTGGAATCGCCGAGTCAGATTATGGCTACGTGGAATACATCATATCGCATGAATCAGGCTGGGGCGTCACAAAATCAAACTACTCTGGTTCTGGTGCCTACGGGTTATGTCAAGCTTTGCCCGGTAGCAAAATGGCTTCAGCTGGTAGCGACTGGGCGACAAACCCGATCACGCAGCTCAAATGGTGTAATGGGTATGCCGTCGGACGCTACGGATCTTGGGCCAAAGCCTATGATTTCTGGATCCAGAAGCACTGGTGGTAA
- a CDS encoding cysteine desulfurase, with amino-acid sequence MIYLDYAAATPLDPRVLKAQEPYFTDQFFNPSASYLAAQQVRADYEAARHSLAQIIGARPAEVVITAGATESINLALNGVSGKILTTEIEHAAVLSLAKARNGVIIPVDAKGRINLSLLESSITDEIELISIGYANSEIGTVQSIKEIASIVARIRERRKSTGNNRSLLLHTDASQAAGYLDINTARLGVDLMTLNAGKCYGPKQVGLLYVKAGIQLKPLVYGGGQEMGLRSGTENVAGAIGFARALELAEKKRKAETIRLLELRDDLENFIMNEFEDAVINGHKKHRLPNILNFSIPELDGERAVFALDQAGVMVATGSACAANKGTRSHVLTAISLAPEVADGSLRISMGRLTTESEIAELKPILAETIRAQLKFGAIHA; translated from the coding sequence GTGATATATCTCGACTATGCTGCGGCAACGCCGCTGGATCCACGTGTTCTGAAGGCTCAGGAGCCGTATTTTACGGACCAGTTCTTCAATCCTAGCGCCAGTTACCTTGCTGCACAGCAGGTCAGAGCCGATTACGAGGCGGCACGTCATAGCCTAGCGCAGATTATTGGCGCTAGACCTGCTGAGGTAGTTATAACGGCGGGCGCAACAGAGTCGATCAATTTGGCCTTGAATGGAGTGAGTGGCAAAATTTTGACAACTGAAATTGAGCATGCGGCTGTATTGTCGCTGGCAAAGGCTAGAAACGGCGTAATTATTCCGGTCGATGCCAAAGGTCGGATCAATCTCAGCTTACTGGAATCATCTATTACTGACGAGATTGAACTGATCTCGATCGGCTACGCTAATAGTGAGATTGGCACAGTCCAATCAATCAAAGAAATTGCGAGTATAGTCGCTCGTATTCGGGAACGTCGCAAGTCTACTGGCAATAATAGATCATTATTGTTACATACTGATGCTAGTCAAGCGGCAGGCTATTTGGATATCAATACCGCACGTCTCGGCGTTGATCTGATGACTCTGAACGCTGGCAAATGCTATGGTCCGAAACAAGTTGGGCTGCTATACGTGAAGGCTGGTATCCAGCTCAAACCACTTGTTTATGGCGGAGGTCAGGAGATGGGATTACGGTCTGGTACGGAAAATGTGGCCGGAGCGATTGGTTTTGCACGCGCCCTGGAACTAGCCGAGAAAAAGCGAAAAGCTGAGACAATCAGATTATTGGAGCTGCGCGATGATCTAGAAAACTTTATTATGAATGAGTTCGAGGACGCGGTTATTAACGGTCATAAAAAACATCGATTGCCTAATATATTAAATTTTTCGATTCCAGAGCTCGATGGCGAGCGAGCAGTTTTTGCACTGGATCAGGCTGGTGTGATGGTCGCGACCGGATCGGCTTGTGCTGCCAACAAAGGTACGCGCAGTCATGTGCTGACGGCGATTAGTTTAGCGCCCGAGGTGGCCGACGGCAGTTTGCGAATTAGCATGGGGCGACTGACGACCGAGTCTGAAATAGCCGAACTAAAACCGATCCTAGCCGAAACTATCCGCGCTCAATTAAAATTCGGAGCGATACATGCTTAA
- a CDS encoding TatD family hydrolase, translated as MLIDTHCHIHEDNYPLDREAVLDVARASGVDKILVVGTDMKSSLAAVEFAATHDNVWSILGVHPHEAKFGIDGLESLLIKPKVVGVGEIGLDYFYNHSPRETQIEMLNQQLELALKYDLPISFHVREAFDDFWPIIDNFAGRARGVVHSFTDSIQNLEQALNRDFMIGVNGIATFNKDPGQHKMYQSIPLDRMVLETDAPFLSPAPHRGQPNQPSFVKEIAEFLADLHKSEFDEVASKTTAAAERLFGI; from the coding sequence ATGCTGATTGATACGCATTGTCATATTCATGAAGACAACTATCCGCTCGACCGAGAGGCTGTCCTCGATGTAGCGCGAGCTAGTGGTGTTGATAAAATTTTGGTAGTTGGCACCGACATGAAAAGCTCACTGGCGGCGGTTGAGTTTGCAGCGACGCATGACAATGTTTGGTCGATACTAGGTGTTCATCCGCACGAAGCTAAATTTGGTATCGACGGACTAGAGAGTCTCCTAATCAAACCAAAGGTCGTTGGGGTTGGCGAGATCGGTCTCGATTACTTTTATAACCACAGTCCGCGCGAGACACAAATCGAAATGCTTAATCAACAGCTTGAACTGGCGTTGAAATATGATTTGCCGATTAGCTTTCACGTCCGCGAAGCGTTTGACGATTTTTGGCCGATAATTGATAATTTCGCTGGGCGGGCGCGCGGGGTGGTCCATAGTTTTACTGACAGTATTCAGAATCTAGAGCAAGCCTTGAACCGGGATTTTATGATCGGGGTGAATGGTATCGCGACGTTTAACAAAGATCCAGGTCAGCACAAAATGTATCAGTCTATTCCGCTCGATCGAATGGTTTTAGAAACCGATGCTCCATTTCTATCTCCCGCTCCACATCGCGGTCAGCCGAATCAGCCATCCTTCGTAAAGGAAATCGCTGAGTTTTTAGCCGATTTGCATAAATCTGAATTTGACGAAGTCGCCTCGAAAACTACTGCCGCAGCGGAAAGGCTATTTGGTATATAA
- a CDS encoding methionine--tRNA ligase produces the protein MKKFYITTAIPYANAKPHIGTAMDYLYGDILLRHQTMQGNDALLSVGTDEHGTKVAKKAADNGQTPQEFVDELQPHFETMRQKLNLDFSHIRNVRTTDEQHVRRVQDIWRRLDAAGLIYKNTYEGWYCVGCERFIPDNEARAMNFICDDHQKPLEKLSEDNYYLAVSKYTGQIRDFIKTAVVPEFRGRELLDLVKDGAKDVSISRPVDKLEWGIPVPGDESQVMYVWIDALSNYLTVIGYPENDEYQDFWPADIEIVGKDIARFHAIIWPAMLLGLGLELPSKLMIHGFVNVGGAKMSKSIGNVVSPLEIIDEYGVDAFRYYFARHIPTFEDGDFTWEKFESAYNGELANDLGNLVSRVANMAKKYMNGDLSGITNADSTHTTSENLDNLQLAAAIDNVWLQIQQANKFVDDQKPWQLAKMGETEQLAVVMSKLVSDIRAIARELLPFLPETSTKINEIFGGDTIPDNIPILFPKKYLHSEEPSRK, from the coding sequence GTGAAAAAGTTTTATATAACGACCGCCATCCCCTATGCCAATGCCAAACCGCACATTGGTACTGCTATGGATTATCTCTACGGTGATATTTTATTACGTCACCAAACTATGCAGGGTAACGATGCGTTATTATCAGTTGGGACTGACGAACATGGCACAAAGGTTGCCAAAAAAGCTGCGGATAATGGACAAACTCCGCAGGAATTTGTTGACGAGTTACAGCCACATTTTGAAACGATGCGCCAGAAACTAAATCTTGATTTTTCGCATATTCGAAATGTTAGGACGACTGACGAACAGCATGTCAGGAGGGTTCAGGATATTTGGCGACGGCTAGACGCGGCGGGATTGATTTATAAAAATACTTACGAGGGCTGGTACTGCGTTGGCTGCGAGAGATTTATCCCAGACAACGAAGCTCGCGCTATGAATTTCATCTGCGATGATCATCAGAAACCGCTCGAAAAACTGAGCGAAGATAACTATTATTTGGCGGTGTCAAAATATACCGGTCAGATTCGGGACTTTATCAAAACGGCAGTTGTGCCAGAATTTCGTGGTCGTGAGCTGCTCGATCTGGTCAAAGATGGCGCCAAGGACGTTTCAATTAGTCGCCCAGTTGACAAGCTAGAGTGGGGTATTCCGGTGCCGGGTGATGAATCTCAAGTCATGTATGTTTGGATTGATGCTTTGTCGAATTACCTAACGGTTATCGGCTATCCTGAAAACGATGAATATCAGGATTTTTGGCCAGCTGATATTGAGATTGTCGGCAAAGATATCGCGCGGTTTCATGCCATTATTTGGCCAGCGATGCTACTCGGTTTAGGATTAGAACTACCGAGCAAATTGATGATTCATGGCTTCGTCAACGTTGGCGGCGCAAAGATGAGCAAAAGTATCGGTAACGTTGTGAGCCCGCTAGAGATTATCGACGAGTATGGCGTAGATGCTTTTCGCTATTATTTTGCACGTCACATTCCGACATTCGAAGACGGCGATTTCACCTGGGAAAAATTCGAGTCAGCCTATAACGGCGAACTAGCGAACGACCTCGGCAACCTGGTTAGCCGTGTAGCTAATATGGCAAAAAAATATATGAATGGCGACCTTTCGGGTATTACAAATGCTGACTCGACACATACTACTTCTGAGAATCTAGACAATTTGCAACTGGCTGCCGCGATCGATAATGTTTGGCTACAGATCCAACAAGCCAACAAGTTTGTTGATGACCAAAAGCCGTGGCAATTGGCTAAAATGGGCGAAACTGAACAACTAGCTGTTGTTATGTCGAAACTAGTGTCTGATATCCGAGCGATCGCCAGAGAACTATTGCCGTTTCTACCTGAGACTTCCACCAAAATTAATGAAATTTTTGGTGGTGATACTATACCCGACAATATTCCAATTCTGTTTCCTAAAAAGTATTTACATTCCGAAGAGCCGAGTCGAAAATAA
- a CDS encoding DUF348 domain-containing protein, with the protein MDKSRHTPSNFTHWLMIVSALIVTIAGVSAMISSFINGDQATGSERVVTIYDDGVEKTVITRSSTISDALKDAEISVGDYDSIAPSVDNKIENASQIVVIHRARPIIVVDGQREVKIVTATQSVTDIAKAAGVTIYAEDTASIAPGDDILSAGGASLTMQIARARTVNLELYGQTMTIRTLAQTVGEFLKEKAIVMADGDSINVDQDDPITDQMTIRIWRDGIQTITTTEQINYTTKVIKDQALKYGYRETQTTGQNGQRTVIYQIEIKDGQEISRSIISQIVNVAPIEQVEIVGMKSDLNVPALSASRGAQIYQVGSITRKETYYDLPMSGAMQACGQKGYYEVRSDGVKVDRDGYVIVAANLSRYPRCSEVDTSVGRGKVYDTGGFAVNSPEQYDIATDWSNRNGI; encoded by the coding sequence GTGGATAAGTCAAGACATACCCCATCAAATTTTACTCACTGGCTAATGATCGTCAGCGCATTGATCGTAACGATTGCTGGCGTCAGCGCGATGATTTCTAGTTTCATTAATGGAGATCAGGCTACTGGATCGGAGCGTGTCGTAACTATTTATGATGACGGTGTGGAAAAAACCGTTATAACCAGATCATCAACCATCTCAGACGCGTTAAAGGATGCCGAGATATCTGTCGGTGATTACGATTCGATTGCTCCATCTGTAGATAACAAAATCGAAAATGCCTCACAGATCGTAGTGATACATCGCGCTCGCCCCATCATAGTGGTCGATGGACAGCGTGAGGTCAAAATTGTTACGGCGACACAGTCGGTGACTGACATCGCCAAAGCCGCCGGTGTGACCATATATGCCGAAGACACCGCTTCGATCGCTCCCGGTGACGACATACTGTCAGCTGGTGGTGCTAGCTTGACTATGCAGATCGCGCGGGCTAGGACGGTCAACCTCGAACTTTATGGTCAAACGATGACGATTCGGACACTGGCTCAAACAGTCGGTGAATTTCTAAAGGAAAAAGCTATCGTGATGGCTGATGGTGATAGTATTAATGTTGATCAGGATGATCCAATTACTGATCAAATGACGATTCGCATCTGGCGCGATGGTATCCAAACGATCACCACTACCGAGCAAATCAACTACACAACCAAAGTTATCAAGGATCAAGCGCTAAAATACGGCTACCGCGAAACCCAAACTACTGGCCAGAACGGACAGAGAACGGTCATTTATCAGATTGAAATCAAAGACGGTCAGGAAATTAGCCGATCAATCATTAGCCAGATCGTTAACGTCGCTCCGATCGAGCAAGTTGAAATCGTCGGCATGAAATCTGACCTAAACGTCCCAGCACTGAGCGCTAGTCGCGGCGCGCAGATTTACCAAGTTGGATCGATCACGCGCAAGGAAACGTATTATGACTTGCCGATGAGCGGCGCGATGCAAGCTTGCGGTCAAAAAGGTTATTACGAAGTTCGATCGGATGGTGTCAAGGTCGACCGTGATGGCTACGTGATTGTTGCGGCTAATCTGAGTCGATATCCGCGGTGTAGCGAGGTCGATACCAGCGTCGGTCGTGGCAAAGTGTATGACACTGGCGGTTTTGCTGTCAACAGCCCGGAACAATATGATATCGCAACAGATTGGAGCAACCGAAATGGCATCTAG